A genomic window from Streptococcus sanguinis includes:
- a CDS encoding helix-turn-helix transcriptional regulator, giving the protein MENRIQELRKRKKLSQEELAEKLEVTRQTIISLEKGRYNASLLLAHKIASFFNLRIEEVFLFEEDES; this is encoded by the coding sequence TTGGAAAATCGAATTCAAGAATTGCGAAAAAGAAAAAAGCTCAGCCAGGAGGAGCTGGCTGAGAAGCTAGAGGTCACGAGACAAACGATTATTTCTTTGGAAAAAGGCCGCTACAATGCCTCGCTCCTTTTGGCTCATAAAATTGCATCCTTTTTCAATTTAAGGATTGAAGAAGTTTTTCTCTTTGAGGAGGATGAATCATGA
- a CDS encoding HAMP domain-containing histidine kinase produces MAIRTRNFKSLVWTTSLKIVFFHVLIFVLIGYEFTQGSDYALFTLFFWAGSLLLITFYHILKLLRKIDREIKMLKSKKLLEENQGQLFRIEEMLEVYSDLRSSHQENARLLEKEQQHNQELILQLSATSHDLKTPLTVIKGNAELLELAQLGQPQADYAAEILQASHKMEEYCGSLIDYAKTFQIDSNQFSQLSLEDFLAYLQDDWALFSKQDSYRFYLQEYCDLSLILSIHLDYLKRALLNILLNALEHADQDQKEVKLRVSVQQDQLVFAIWNNGPAFSEEMLLGAERLFYQSDQSRNSANPHHGIGLAFSKQVALLHGGRLTLLNPDQGGACVELTVALKGK; encoded by the coding sequence ATGGCAATTAGAACACGAAATTTCAAAAGCCTAGTCTGGACAACCAGTTTAAAAATCGTCTTTTTCCATGTTTTGATTTTTGTGCTTATAGGCTATGAATTTACGCAAGGAAGTGATTATGCCCTTTTCACCTTATTCTTTTGGGCAGGAAGCTTGCTGCTGATTACTTTTTATCATATTTTGAAATTGCTCCGAAAAATCGACAGGGAAATAAAAATGCTAAAGAGCAAGAAGCTTTTAGAAGAAAATCAAGGCCAGCTTTTTCGGATTGAGGAAATGCTAGAAGTCTATAGCGATTTACGGAGCAGCCACCAAGAAAATGCTCGTCTTCTAGAAAAAGAGCAGCAGCATAATCAGGAGTTGATTTTACAGCTATCAGCGACATCGCACGATTTAAAAACGCCCCTAACTGTGATTAAGGGGAATGCTGAGCTCTTGGAATTGGCGCAGTTGGGCCAGCCACAGGCAGACTATGCTGCTGAGATTTTGCAGGCTAGTCACAAGATGGAAGAATATTGTGGCTCTCTTATTGATTACGCTAAGACTTTTCAGATTGATTCTAATCAGTTCAGTCAGCTTTCCTTAGAGGACTTTTTGGCTTATCTCCAGGACGATTGGGCACTGTTCAGTAAACAGGATAGCTATCGTTTTTATCTCCAAGAATATTGTGATCTTAGTCTGATTTTGTCGATTCATTTGGACTATCTCAAGCGGGCTTTGCTCAATATTTTACTGAATGCGCTTGAACATGCAGACCAGGATCAAAAGGAAGTCAAGCTAAGGGTATCAGTGCAGCAGGACCAGTTGGTTTTTGCTATCTGGAACAACGGCCCTGCATTTTCAGAGGAGATGCTGCTGGGAGCGGAACGGCTCTTTTACCAGAGTGACCAAAGCCGCAATTCAGCTAATCCCCATCATGGTATCGGCTTAGCCTTTTCTAAGCAGGTAGCTCTCTTGCACGGTGGTCGTCTGACCCTGCTCAATCCAGACCAAGGAGGAGCCTGTGTCGAGTTGACTGTAGCTTTAAAAGGCAAATAA
- a CDS encoding response regulator transcription factor, which yields MEIMRQYRILVVDDDRSILKLVKNVLELDAYDVKTLDRIEDIELTHFVGYDLILLDVMMEPVNGFELCSYIRPHLSCPIIFLTAKELEADKVEGLFRGADDYIVKPFGTKELLARVRAHLRREERREERYSEIASCQFYPERYEVACFGKVLKFSEREFKLLHLLASNPKQTFSAERLHTLLYPESSETQLRSISEYVYQIRQKCKQEGLQAIATVRGVGYRWQLEHEISKA from the coding sequence ATGGAAATCATGAGACAGTATCGTATTTTGGTGGTTGATGACGACCGGAGCATTTTGAAGCTGGTGAAAAACGTCCTAGAGCTCGATGCTTATGATGTGAAGACGCTTGATCGGATAGAAGACATAGAGCTGACGCATTTTGTCGGATATGACTTGATTCTGCTGGATGTGATGATGGAGCCTGTTAATGGTTTTGAGCTGTGTTCCTACATTCGTCCACATCTTTCGTGTCCAATCATCTTTCTGACGGCTAAGGAGTTGGAGGCAGACAAGGTGGAAGGGCTCTTTCGCGGAGCAGATGACTATATTGTCAAGCCTTTTGGAACTAAAGAATTGCTGGCGCGTGTCAGGGCTCATCTTAGGCGGGAGGAAAGACGTGAGGAGCGATATTCTGAAATTGCTTCTTGTCAATTTTATCCAGAGCGCTATGAAGTTGCCTGTTTTGGTAAAGTCTTGAAATTTTCAGAGCGAGAGTTTAAGTTACTGCATTTACTAGCTAGCAATCCCAAGCAGACCTTTTCAGCTGAACGTCTTCATACCTTGCTTTACCCGGAAAGTTCAGAAACACAGCTTCGCTCCATCTCAGAATACGTATATCAGATTCGTCAAAAATGCAAACAAGAAGGGTTGCAAGCAATCGCAACCGTGAGAGGAGTAGGCTATAGATGGCAATTAGAACACGAAATTTCAAAAGCCTAG
- a CDS encoding lantibiotic ABC transporter permease, whose protein sequence is MKETMSLLHSEWLKIRLTKAFKVSLAFMLLLVPVVSWLEGRQYLSIGLDATPETVPNLINAIDPLEYLGLNGASMAVMVLVILAGILGAMEFQSHSLRTSLLTCNNRLKLLVGKLMTFTCFSLATSFLSIYFSYMVMHLALGKEGLDPILLNQAAWSLILWKTLSLTLLGILSFLLGLLARTMLVPLLFLVPQIYNLGNYLAAHTSWGAYLPQPAGELFAATPTSQYVNNPLQGLLILGAWLLVIGGMTSLRFLKTDLGGRY, encoded by the coding sequence ATGAAAGAAACGATGTCTTTATTGCATTCAGAATGGTTGAAAATTCGCTTAACCAAGGCTTTCAAAGTGAGTCTGGCCTTTATGTTGCTATTGGTGCCTGTCGTATCCTGGCTGGAGGGCCGACAGTATTTGTCTATTGGCTTGGATGCTACGCCTGAGACGGTTCCTAATCTGATAAACGCCATTGATCCGCTGGAATATCTAGGTCTCAACGGGGCTTCTATGGCGGTCATGGTTTTGGTCATTTTAGCTGGAATTTTGGGAGCTATGGAATTTCAGTCTCATAGCTTGAGAACCAGTCTCTTGACTTGTAATAACCGCCTGAAGTTGCTTGTGGGGAAACTCATGACCTTTACTTGCTTTTCTCTTGCCACTAGCTTTTTATCAATCTACTTTAGTTATATGGTCATGCATCTCGCTTTAGGAAAGGAAGGACTTGATCCGATTCTGCTCAATCAGGCAGCTTGGAGTTTGATTTTGTGGAAAACCTTATCTCTGACCTTATTGGGAATCCTTTCGTTTTTGTTAGGTTTGTTGGCTCGGACCATGCTAGTACCTCTGCTTTTTCTCGTACCCCAAATCTATAATCTGGGAAACTACCTGGCAGCTCACACGAGTTGGGGAGCTTATCTGCCACAGCCAGCAGGAGAGTTGTTTGCTGCAACGCCAACTTCCCAATATGTCAACAATCCCTTGCAAGGGCTCTTGATACTTGGTGCATGGTTACTAGTCATCGGCGGTATGACCTCTCTGCGCTTTTTGAAGACGGATTTAGGAGGGCGCTACTGA
- a CDS encoding ATP-binding cassette domain-containing protein encodes MEHIVKIEGICKKHGSKQILEDISFTARSGRITAFLGPNGAGKSSTLRILLGLDRATAGTATFDGQTYQSMTYPLRTVGAAFDGIGGLPNRKVYDHLRIIAASNAIPKSRIDEVLEMTGIAHKRKDLLSSLSLGEGQRLGLAAALLGDPQFLILDEPTNGLDPSGIKWFRKFIRQQADLGKTVLLSSHILSEVQMVTDDVVLIHHGRIIEQGRLEEVLQDSNSLEDLFFDLTEEV; translated from the coding sequence ATGGAACATATAGTAAAAATAGAAGGAATCTGCAAAAAGCATGGCAGCAAGCAGATTTTAGAAGATATTTCTTTTACAGCTAGAAGCGGGCGGATTACAGCCTTTCTGGGCCCAAATGGTGCAGGGAAAAGTTCGACCTTGAGGATTCTCTTGGGATTAGATCGGGCGACAGCAGGAACGGCGACTTTTGATGGGCAGACCTACCAGTCGATGACTTATCCGCTCAGAACGGTAGGTGCAGCCTTTGACGGCATTGGAGGTCTGCCAAATCGAAAGGTCTATGACCACTTGAGAATTATTGCGGCGAGTAATGCTATTCCCAAGTCTCGGATCGATGAGGTTTTGGAGATGACTGGAATCGCTCATAAGAGGAAGGACCTCTTGTCAAGCCTGTCTCTGGGGGAAGGTCAGCGGTTGGGTTTAGCAGCAGCTTTGCTGGGTGATCCTCAGTTTCTTATATTAGATGAACCGACCAATGGACTGGATCCAAGTGGGATTAAGTGGTTTAGAAAGTTCATCCGTCAGCAGGCTGATTTAGGGAAAACGGTACTTCTATCCTCCCACATCCTGTCAGAGGTGCAAATGGTGACTGATGATGTAGTCTTGATTCATCATGGGCGAATTATTGAGCAGGGACGATTGGAAGAGGTGCTGCAAGATTCAAATAGTCTAGAAGATCTCTTCTTTGATTTGACAGAGGAGGTTTAA
- the folP gene encoding dihydropteroate synthase, which yields MVNLKAIAPDGRTGLCGIINATPDSFSDGGRYNTVETALAQARKLIAEGAHMLDIGGESTRPGSHFVAIQEEIERVVPVIEAIRRESDIVISVDTWKSEVAAAALAAGADIINDITGLLGDEKMAEIAAEYGAPVIVMFNPVMARPQHASSRIFPEFGFGSAFTKEELSLFTELPIAELMWKCFEKSLKVAENAGLSRDNIMLDPGIGFGLTKRENLLILQELGSLHQAGFPIFLGVSRKRFLVSILEENGFEVNPETQEGFENRDIASAHLTSLAASRGVEVVRVHEVAKHRMAAAVGDAIRLAQQTEDLNLGQYK from the coding sequence ATGGTGAATCTAAAAGCAATTGCTCCAGATGGCCGAACGGGCCTCTGTGGCATTATCAATGCGACGCCGGATTCCTTTTCAGATGGTGGGCGCTACAATACGGTTGAGACGGCATTGGCTCAGGCTAGAAAGCTGATTGCTGAGGGAGCTCACATGCTGGATATTGGTGGTGAGTCTACTCGGCCAGGCAGTCATTTTGTGGCTATTCAAGAAGAGATAGAGCGGGTGGTGCCAGTCATTGAAGCTATTCGTAGGGAAAGTGATATTGTAATTTCTGTGGACACTTGGAAGTCGGAAGTGGCTGCAGCGGCATTGGCTGCGGGTGCAGATATCATCAACGATATTACTGGTCTCTTGGGCGATGAAAAGATGGCAGAGATAGCTGCGGAATATGGCGCGCCAGTCATTGTCATGTTTAATCCGGTGATGGCTCGTCCTCAACATGCCAGCTCAAGGATTTTCCCAGAATTTGGCTTTGGTTCAGCCTTCACAAAGGAAGAGTTATCTCTTTTTACAGAGCTGCCGATTGCAGAACTAATGTGGAAGTGTTTTGAGAAATCTTTGAAGGTGGCCGAAAATGCTGGTCTTTCGCGTGATAATATCATGCTGGATCCAGGGATTGGTTTCGGTTTAACCAAGCGGGAGAATCTTCTCATTTTGCAGGAGCTGGGTAGTCTCCATCAGGCTGGTTTCCCTATTTTTCTTGGGGTTTCTCGTAAGCGGTTTCTCGTTAGTATCTTAGAAGAAAACGGCTTTGAGGTCAATCCTGAGACTCAGGAAGGCTTTGAAAACCGTGATATAGCTTCAGCCCATCTGACTAGCCTTGCGGCCAGCAGAGGTGTTGAAGTTGTCAGAGTACACGAAGTTGCTAAGCACCGGATGGCTGCTGCCGTTGGCGATGCGATTCGTCTAGCGCAGCAGACAGAAGATCTCAATCTAGGTCAGTATAAGTAA
- a CDS encoding AraC family transcriptional regulator, with protein MNDFASFNKALEYIDNHLDSNIESSEIYRITSYSYDVFARIFSIISGISLGEYIRFRKLSKAAEDLQEGRGNIAEVAMTYGYSSPDSFSYAFKKFHGISPSDVKSGQSFHIAQPLRFSVTISGGEFDASIKEKESFKLVGISQSLSPDEMSIEVWQNLGQKLQEKIGYIKPESIEMYGLYFQTEENTEIQYMIAYHLSDNVIEKQAIQMGLTVIEIPAMKYAVLGLEGEVPANIHSAWNYLVGVFLPQEGYKYADSYELELYHGNNVKSSDFYIELWVPIKKV; from the coding sequence ATGAATGACTTTGCATCGTTTAATAAAGCTTTAGAATACATTGATAATCATTTAGATTCTAATATTGAATCATCAGAAATTTATCGAATAACTTCCTATTCGTATGATGTTTTTGCCAGAATTTTTTCGATTATAAGTGGCATTTCTTTAGGAGAATATATTCGGTTTCGAAAGCTGAGTAAAGCAGCTGAGGATCTACAGGAAGGACGGGGGAACATTGCTGAAGTGGCTATGACTTATGGATATAGTTCTCCTGATTCATTTTCCTATGCATTTAAAAAGTTTCATGGGATATCTCCATCTGACGTAAAGTCAGGACAAAGCTTTCATATAGCTCAGCCGTTAAGGTTTTCAGTAACAATTAGTGGAGGAGAGTTCGATGCGAGTATTAAAGAAAAAGAGTCTTTTAAATTAGTGGGAATAAGCCAGAGTTTGAGTCCTGACGAGATGTCAATAGAAGTTTGGCAGAATTTAGGTCAAAAATTACAAGAAAAGATAGGATATATTAAACCCGAAAGCATAGAAATGTATGGTCTTTATTTTCAAACGGAGGAGAATACTGAGATCCAATATATGATTGCTTATCATCTGTCTGACAATGTTATTGAAAAGCAAGCGATTCAAATGGGCCTTACTGTTATTGAGATTCCAGCAATGAAATATGCAGTCCTAGGTTTAGAAGGTGAGGTTCCTGCAAATATTCATAGCGCTTGGAATTATTTGGTTGGTGTATTCTTACCTCAAGAAGGTTATAAATATGCAGATAGTTATGAACTGGAATTATACCATGGAAACAATGTTAAATCTTCTGATTTTTACATTGAATTGTGGGTGCCGATAAAAAAAGTGTGA
- a CDS encoding CAAX protease family protein — protein sequence MLKLEKIIQLLLMAMLTQTGLLLMIHPIPHRLVFSHANLLFMVGLLGLLFCCAFYFSRELQEIKGSLRQSSNYRHLLFLYFLMILVNAVGVLLLCGKEVQSGQAVEQMLTESFLSSSLLLLGIDIAVLSPAAPKFVGRDFPLRYRKSWGIALGLLCFSLAKNPQETLCFLSYLVLGLVFAHLLRPYFQRLELSMLAHVLRNMIILSLLPFCF from the coding sequence ATGCTGAAATTAGAAAAAATCATTCAATTGTTACTAATGGCTATGTTGACTCAGACGGGACTGCTGCTCATGATCCATCCAATACCTCATCGCTTGGTCTTTAGTCATGCTAATCTGCTTTTTATGGTGGGCTTGCTGGGGTTGCTTTTTTGTTGCGCCTTTTATTTTTCCAGGGAATTGCAGGAAATCAAAGGTTCTCTGCGTCAGTCAAGCAACTATCGACACCTGCTTTTCTTGTATTTTTTGATGATTTTGGTCAATGCTGTGGGGGTTCTTCTGCTGTGTGGCAAGGAGGTACAGTCAGGACAGGCGGTGGAGCAGATGCTGACGGAGAGTTTTCTATCATCTTCTCTTTTGCTTCTGGGGATTGACATCGCCGTTTTATCTCCTGCGGCACCGAAATTTGTTGGTAGGGACTTCCCTCTTCGCTATCGGAAGAGCTGGGGGATTGCACTAGGTTTGCTCTGCTTTTCTCTTGCGAAAAATCCTCAGGAAACTCTGTGTTTTCTCTCCTATCTAGTTTTGGGACTAGTCTTTGCCCATCTCCTCAGGCCTTATTTTCAGCGTTTGGAGCTGTCTATGCTGGCCCATGTTCTCCGAAATATGATTATTCTCAGCCTTTTGCCCTTTTGCTTTTAG
- the folK gene encoding 2-amino-4-hydroxy-6-hydroxymethyldihydropteridine diphosphokinase codes for MDQLRIKDLEVYAYHGLFGAEKELGQRFVLDLILDYDMTRAAKTGDLTASIHYGELAQDLTRWCQESKEDLIETLAYKLIDRIFLTHPLVQKVSLEVKKPWAPVPLPLETCSVKLVRQKRKAFIALGSNQGSLAANLDVALEKMAEQNIRILQASSRIETEPWGGVEQDPFLNQVVEVETWLNPEELMQTLLAIEADLGRVREIKWGPRVIDLDILYIGQEEIYSPNLIVPHPYVAERAFVLQSLVEIAPHFVDPVQKKSIRQLWDAVEK; via the coding sequence ATGGATCAGCTGCGCATAAAGGATTTGGAAGTATATGCTTATCACGGTCTGTTTGGAGCAGAGAAGGAATTAGGCCAGCGTTTTGTGCTGGATCTGATTTTGGACTATGATATGACTCGGGCTGCCAAAACAGGCGACCTGACGGCTTCTATCCACTATGGAGAATTGGCTCAAGATTTGACCCGCTGGTGTCAGGAAAGCAAGGAAGACTTGATTGAGACGCTGGCTTACAAGCTGATTGATCGGATTTTTCTGACTCACCCTTTGGTACAGAAGGTCAGCTTGGAAGTCAAGAAGCCTTGGGCACCAGTGCCTCTGCCTTTAGAGACCTGCTCAGTCAAGCTAGTGCGTCAAAAGCGGAAGGCCTTTATTGCTCTGGGTAGCAATCAAGGCAGCCTAGCTGCCAATCTGGATGTTGCTTTGGAAAAAATGGCAGAGCAAAATATAAGAATTTTGCAGGCATCAAGCCGTATCGAGACAGAGCCTTGGGGTGGCGTTGAGCAGGATCCGTTTCTCAATCAAGTTGTTGAAGTTGAGACTTGGCTCAATCCTGAGGAGTTAATGCAGACGCTCTTGGCCATCGAAGCTGATTTAGGGCGTGTGCGGGAGATCAAATGGGGACCGCGTGTGATTGATCTGGATATCCTTTACATAGGGCAAGAGGAGATATACAGTCCAAATTTGATAGTTCCTCATCCTTATGTGGCTGAGCGGGCTTTTGTCTTGCAATCTCTGGTGGAAATCGCCCCACACTTTGTCGATCCCGTGCAGAAAAAAAGTATCCGCCAGCTCTGGGATGCAGTCGAAAAATGA
- the folE gene encoding GTP cyclohydrolase I FolE yields MDTKKIEAAVAQIIEAVGEDGSREGLQETPQRIAKMYQEIFAGLGETAEEHLAKSFEIIDNNMVVEKDIFFHSMCEHHFLPFYGKVHIAYVPNGRVAGLSKLARTVEVYAKKPQIQERLTVEIAEALMDYLGAQGALVWVEAEHMCMNMRGVRKPGTATVTTAARGVLATDKDLKNEAYKLMGH; encoded by the coding sequence ATGGACACGAAGAAAATTGAAGCAGCTGTAGCCCAGATTATTGAGGCGGTTGGAGAAGACGGAAGCCGAGAAGGCTTGCAGGAGACGCCACAGCGCATTGCTAAAATGTACCAGGAAATCTTTGCTGGGCTGGGTGAGACTGCTGAGGAGCATCTGGCCAAGTCTTTTGAAATCATTGACAATAATATGGTGGTGGAGAAGGATATTTTCTTTCATTCCATGTGTGAGCACCACTTCCTGCCATTTTATGGGAAGGTTCATATCGCCTATGTTCCTAATGGTCGGGTAGCAGGCTTGTCCAAGCTGGCCCGAACGGTAGAGGTCTATGCCAAGAAACCGCAGATTCAAGAGCGATTGACCGTAGAGATTGCTGAAGCCTTGATGGACTATCTTGGTGCTCAGGGAGCCTTGGTCTGGGTGGAAGCTGAGCATATGTGTATGAATATGCGCGGAGTCAGAAAGCCTGGCACTGCAACGGTTACAACAGCAGCTCGCGGTGTTTTAGCGACGGACAAGGACCTAAAAAATGAAGCTTACAAGCTGATGGGACATTGA
- a CDS encoding bifunctional folylpolyglutamate synthase/dihydrofolate synthase has product MKKQELPDLSWLEAYRTASPNFGLERMERLLELRGNPHLQLPAIHIAGTNGKGSTIAHLRQLLGVRDLRVGTFTSPYLVNYNEQIAINGNAISDQDLQSLLRLYQELLAQHATDSCLQGVTEFEIVTALAYDYFVQQQVDVAIIEVGMGGLLDSTNVCQPLLTAITTVGLDHVALLGDSLEAIAQQKAGIIKPGVPLVTGRLELEALAVVEQKAAEKDAPLFAWSQAYQVEHQESEKGECFSFSNAYRAKDSYQTALMGLHQADNAGLALHLCDLYCQLQSLPLLTKEEVERALLAAVWPGRLERISDQPLILLDGAHNPHALRSLAATLDQHYQTYKKHILFACIQTKALDDMVGLLQKIPKADINLTAFADPRSFSKESMQALAEQQGLSYKEWSDYLADYLAVEHESDELLLITGSLYFLAQVRKVILENSKLDFAERPSQSSQLSKNKNEHRSIYGHEEN; this is encoded by the coding sequence ATGAAAAAACAAGAGTTACCTGATTTAAGCTGGCTGGAAGCCTATCGGACAGCCAGTCCCAATTTTGGTTTGGAGCGGATGGAGCGTTTGCTGGAGCTGCGGGGGAATCCGCATTTGCAGCTACCAGCCATTCATATTGCAGGGACGAATGGCAAGGGCTCAACCATTGCCCATTTGCGCCAACTTTTGGGAGTGCGAGACCTGCGTGTTGGCACCTTTACCTCTCCCTACCTAGTCAACTACAATGAGCAGATTGCCATTAATGGCAATGCGATCTCCGACCAAGACCTTCAGTCCTTGCTGCGTCTTTATCAAGAACTCTTAGCCCAGCATGCGACAGACTCTTGCTTGCAGGGGGTGACTGAGTTTGAGATTGTAACTGCTCTGGCTTATGATTATTTTGTCCAGCAGCAGGTGGATGTGGCTATTATCGAGGTCGGCATGGGTGGGCTTTTGGACAGTACCAATGTCTGTCAGCCCTTGCTGACTGCTATCACGACAGTCGGTCTGGATCATGTGGCCTTGCTGGGTGACAGTCTAGAGGCTATTGCCCAGCAAAAAGCAGGCATTATCAAGCCTGGAGTTCCCCTTGTGACAGGTAGGTTGGAGCTGGAGGCTCTGGCAGTAGTCGAGCAAAAGGCTGCTGAAAAAGATGCTCCGCTCTTTGCTTGGTCTCAAGCTTATCAAGTGGAACATCAAGAGTCAGAGAAGGGGGAGTGCTTTTCCTTTTCGAATGCCTATCGGGCCAAAGATTCGTATCAAACAGCTCTGATGGGCCTGCATCAGGCGGACAATGCTGGATTGGCTCTGCACTTGTGTGACCTATACTGCCAGTTGCAGTCGCTGCCCTTGTTGACAAAAGAAGAGGTTGAGAGGGCCTTGCTTGCTGCTGTATGGCCAGGGCGTTTGGAAAGAATATCGGATCAGCCGCTCATCCTTCTGGATGGAGCCCATAATCCCCATGCCCTGCGGTCGCTAGCTGCGACACTGGATCAGCATTATCAGACGTATAAGAAGCACATTTTATTTGCTTGTATCCAAACCAAAGCCTTGGATGATATGGTGGGGCTGCTACAAAAGATTCCCAAAGCAGATATAAACTTGACAGCCTTTGCTGATCCGCGGAGTTTTTCTAAAGAGAGCATGCAAGCCTTGGCTGAGCAGCAAGGTCTGTCTTACAAAGAATGGTCGGATTATTTAGCAGATTATTTAGCAGTAGAGCATGAGTCAGATGAGCTTTTGCTGATTACGGGCTCTCTATATTTTCTGGCTCAAGTCAGAAAAGTAATCCTTGAAAATAGCAAGTTAGACTTTGCTGAGCGTCCTTCTCAGTCAAGTCAATTATCAAAAAACAAAAATGAACATAGGAGCATATATGGACACGAAGAAAATTGA